The genome window CTAAAACTAACAATATACACCAACGCTGTTAAATCCTACAGCCAATGCATGCTCCCCTATCAGCAAAGATAAGACTCCAAGTCTCTAACCTAAAAGCTCTTCATTTTTAAGGATACATCTTAGGTATCGTCTCATGTTCCCAAGAGAGTTTCAGTGAGAGAATATTCCGCCACATCATCCCTAGTACCAACTAGCTCAAGGTTAGCTGTGGAATCCTTTTGTGCAATATTATACCAGCCAAGTTCCTGACCTCCATTAAATCAATAACTCAACTATATCTAATGCTACAATATTACAAAGAACTATAATTTTGGAAATGGCTCAGTTCTTAACTCCTCGTAAAACCTTCGAAGAACCAACCCCCATCAATAAACTTCCATTTTCACGACTGTctagtaatttttttccatttgcagtatctaaaaacaagaaaaacaataagaaaccTGAATTCCAAGCTTCCCCatacacaaacaaaaaagagtaATCGGTTGCAATTATATGTAAgaagatgaaataattaatttccatAGAAACTCTTACCTTAGCCAAGCAAAGTCCCATATCTGAAATCCAGACTTTAAACCCAAGCAGATTGATGTAATGTCCCAATTACCCTGAAAATGGAACGAAATCCAAAATCTTCAACACGCCTAAAGAAAAACCACTAAAATGCATATTGTTCTTAACAATtcacagcaacaacaacaaaaaaacaataaactaaaaagaatttaacCACTTCAATTCAAAACTGTGAAGCAGAAGCCTCTAAATCATAtcagtaaaattaaatttgggtagcaagaaaaaggaaaaatctttCAAAACATTTCTCTTTAAATTACAATTAAGAACCAACAGTAAGATCATTTACTTCAAcaatcagcatattaaaactcTCTTCTTTCAATAACATTAACAGCACtattcttaaagaaaaaacattaaaaatagaaacaatgaAGCATAGAGAGAAATTAAGACAAGAAGGGGGTCATCAATTATGATTACCTTCTTCTTTAAGATTAAAACAAGGAGATTATGAACCCTAGTCTTGATTTGCTGAGTAATGAAGGGGAGAGACAGAAGAAGAATGTTTTGTTGTCCACAGGTAGACAAACGTTTGTGCTTTTTCTGATTAAACTaatgaaaaggagaaagaaataaCAAACAAAGGTGAGACCTTCTTTTGTTGTTGGGTAATTGGAGTTGTTGCTTCGGTTTACTGTCCTAATATTTTGCTCTGTTTCTAATTTTAGAGAGGAGGTTGCACTAAAATTTATTACTTGCCGTAATGTCATTAAGTAAGTGTTTAAGGTtgtagaaataataattttttatttgaaaatatataaaaataatatttttttatttttaaaaaattatttttaatatcaaattattaaaataaaaaaatttaatataaaaaaattcaaaaacattttttgaaagtaaaaataagcttttttactcgaaaaaatatatcaaaataatattttttttatttttaaaaaattatcgttgacatcagcacattaaaatgatctaaaaacactaaaaaaatattaatttgagacaacgaaaaaaataaaaaaattttaatttttttcaaaaacgtttttgaaacgcaaaaataaaccgGGATCCTGAAAACTTtatttcatagtttttaaactcaaatactgaaaatacttttaataaatctcatgaaaactttatttcttaaaaaattttgattagaaaaatataattaatttgtaaattttttaaatttaatttttaaaacaaccataaacCTAccttagtatatatataaaaaaaaaacttacctaAATATCGCCtcccatgagaaaaaaaaaaaagtagataaagtttgttaggataaaaaatatttgcattgtTTCAAGTGAACTTTCTAGCaagttagggtttttgttttgaaataaatgattGTTACAATTTTCACACCATTGTAATATGGTAGATGGAGTAAGCATTAATCGGTGAGTCAAACTGGtcctaaatttaaaatctattgcCCACTAATTAGTGATTAAGAATTATGTTTTATGGAATActtctataaaatataaaatatacatgGAAATCAATTTACAATgcttgttgataaaaaaaaattaaacttgaaaatgtAGATTAAAACAAGTATCAATCATTTCGCCTCAAACGActctattttaaattgaaattccTATGCTGGATTTACATGCTCTTATTGGCAggtcatttcttttgttttgtctcTCGCCAAGCATCACAAATATCCTAGATAGTTGTCAACAACAAGAGACAGCATAACTGATATCTGAGAGGTGGTTAAATTTGCTTGCTGCGAGCAAGAGAAGAATGGCCGACAAGGTGAAGAACAAGAAGCTTGATTCTTCATGAAGTCGATGGTGCCTCTTATTCATATTTCACAGGAATTCACTTCGAAGGTTTTCAGTTGGGGCGCAAAACTCCACCCTCGAGAACCTTGAACGGAATTTTTTAACCCGGAAGATCCTTTTATCTGTGCCCCATAACAGGGTAAATGAAACTGAATCACCATGACAATGAAATCtcattttgttatatttaaacATTCAAAGAGACAAGCCTAAAGTGATTTAAGCTTTTCCTGCCTCCATTTCCTATAAGATAATCTTTCACGTTCAGTCTCAGTATTTTCACAATTTGGTCTGGTGAGCAAAGTTGGGCGTGTTTGTTCATGAGGTGCACTCCACGATGCATCTCGTAAACAACACACTTTTCCACAGCTGGATGTCAAAGCTTAAAAATAGAAGTGGAATGCCTCTTTCTATGCCTACACTCTATAGACAACTCGCATAAAACAAATGGCCTGGCTTTTACAATGGGCATGCAAGGTAGGAcacagaaaaataaatgaaatgaaatgccCAAAGCGTAAACAGTTAAAAAAGGCAGCAACAAGAAACGTCTGGATTAAAACGACATACTTTCCATATATTATTTCCATTCAACCCCCAAATCATAGTTTGGAGCTGCACGAAATATCATTCATTCTTATGAAATTCAAACCCTCACAAAACCAACCCCAAAAGAGTAAACAGACCATATTTCAACACATAACAATAAACGCAAGCCATTTATACATTGTTTCCATAACCTCAGCCTCAGCCCATGGCATACTTCTGTGTCCAACTGCGAGCAGTGGCTTCATATTTGGCTCGGTCAGTCTTGTACATATGGGCAATCTCTGGTACAAGAGGGTCATCAGGATTTGGATCAGTCAGCAATGAGCAAATGGAGAGCAGTACCTGATAGGCATCCATCAATTAGCAGTAATAATTAACAAATCTTTCTTTGACTGTGGTACCATGGGAGTAAAGTACAGAGACTTCTGTGTTAGTTTCAAGATGAAATCTAAAGCCTCATGCTCACCCAACCAACCCACTGAACCATTCTGCTTTGACAGCATTgataaattaaagaagaagaagaagagcccTGTTTGAATTTCAGCAACAGAGAGCCTCATGTTCTTAATCTATGGAACATGCAGCCAACTCATGTTTTATATCCTAAGAAACATTAACTGCAGGAGAACATTCAAGTTGCTAAACAGGAGAACAAGACACGCACCATTGCTATCTACACAAACAATCATAGACTGGCAAGCAAATTTTACTGCCGTAACATTACACTTGGTCATTTCAGAATAACATTCTAGATTCTTGATGGACACATTTTGCAGACAATAAACATGGATAAAAATCTATAAGATGACACTCTTAGCAATAAGCATAACTAGTAACAATAAATTTGGAAGAGAGTGATGTGAATGCCTGTATTGCTAGTAATAAACGAGAACTGCAGCACATTAACATGTTATCAGCATATATTAACAGAGCAAAATCAAACCTTAGAAATGGTAAGAGCAGGACTCCACTGCTCTTTGAGGATATCAAGACAAATGCTTCCATTACTATTAATGTTGGGATGAAAGACCTTGGTCCTAAATGCAACCTGAAaagagtgtaaaaaaaaaacatcattatccctccgggaaaaaaaaaaaaggggcgcgcacacacacaaccaaacaaaacaaagcctTTTTATCTAACCACATACACAAGTCAAAATCTGGAATTGCTCCATTGACAGCAAAACAAATTACCTTTGGAGGCTTGAAAGGGTAATCAGGAGGGAAATGGATGGTTACTAGAAACACCCCACCTGCATATGGACTATCAGCAGGTCCCATTATTGTTGCTTGCCAGTGAAACATATCTTCAGCTACAGGACCTATATATCCAATCAAAACCCAGGATTTACCAACCTCCAGATTTGAACAATCCCAGATAAAACTAATCATCCATTGCAAAAAAAAGCTCAAGCAGAGTGGGCTTCAAGCCACAACCAAGCAGACTGAAGTTCACATaaaggggggagggggggggaagCAGAAAACTGAAATTTTGCCAAATCAGAATAAATAAAGAGCTGGGCTttcagaaatttttttaaaaaaatattgcacaCCTGCACTGCAAGAAGTAGGTGGATCCTTCTGTAAATCCTTGAGTTCCTTCAAGATACGCTTTGCAGCCATTATTTTTACCTCTCCTCTTCACcttgttaaaaacaaaagagaaaaaaaagttacaaacagcagaaaacaaacaaaaaagaaagacaaagaaAGAGTACCTGAAGATGAGTGATGGAAGGGGAAATCTGCGATCTGGAAATAAGTCGACAGTGGACCAACACAACCGCTGATTTCCCACTCCCCTGTTATCTGACAGACAAAGAGGTAGCCGCGGAGAAGGAGGAGGgtctgattttggtttttttcggAATCTCCCTTTATTGTGTTTAGGGTCTGTTTGGCGGTGCTGAAATAAAATTATGCCACCTTTCTCCGTATAGTCTTATTCTTGAgggttaaataaatttttgtccttgtaaatttattaatgttacACTTCGACTCTCgtagtttaaaatttattaattactatTATGATTTTAGTGTTTATTTGGTAATATTGGCGGGAAATTAAAAGGGTGgtatcgaaaaaaaaaaaataataactataaGAGTAGAAACTGGATTCTTGCTCGTTGAACCTATATACCTTATTTGCTTCAGGAACGACTAGATGGGTGGTCTGCggttgagttgatttttttcttgacttaaaaaaataatgttaaagtGATGCAAGCTTTAAAAATTTTGTGACTCAAACATAATGAAGacgaaaagaaattgaaaaaataaaaataaaaataaaaaataaaaaaattctcactTAATCTATGTTAATATGAAAAGCTTGTAATCCGAATTGTGAAACCAGAATATTCtcgtaaaaaatatataaaaaaaacaaaaaaaaactcaatgtttaacaaaatcaaagtcaaaagttgaaattaataaagaaaatagatgtaaaaatagattaaaaaagaatatcaatatTAACGGGGGCTAACATCTCATACTCGTGACCCATGCTTGAGACAAGGttgaccatataaaaaaaattcaattctcaaaaaTCTAATGCTAAAGcctgaaaaatcaattttaaaaaatgataaaaaaacaataaaaaaataaatttaacataaaaatagtgaaaaaaccCAAAGTCAATCCAAGTTAATATGGTAAATGTATGACCTGGACCGCAAAACCAAGTTAtcatcatagaaagaaaaaaaaaatgcttctttaataaactcaatattaaattatgaaattgaaaaataaaattgttgagaAAAAGACCAATATCGAtctgggttaaaatttcatactcgtgactcgagtcatgagatcgagatcactacactaaaaaaattaatgaagcccagttctaaaaaaaataaatattgaatgatgaaattgaaaaaataaacaaatttcaaaaaataaaccaagacaaaaaaaaactattaaaagaataagagacatgaaaattaaaattaatcaagtaataatggatgaaattgatttttttataaaataacaatcaaaataataaagatcaaattttatattaatatgaaaCATGACAAAAtactaagggatgaaattgaagaaaataaaatcaaaatcaaaacaaataaagagcaATCACAAGAATAAgagatataattgaaataagaagaaaattgaggacaacttttaattttggcTGGGCTGACATGTTTTTTgaagggaggaaaaaaaaagagggaggggAGATCCAATTGTTGCCTAACCACCTCGAAAAACCTCACATACACCGCCTCGATTCGATGGATGCACCTCAACATGCACCATTGATAAAGACAAAGAcgaatgtttctttttttttagcggTTAGGAGGTGTTGCACGCACCACTCAAGGGGTGTGCGGTGTCCCCACACGCAAATACTTGCATTACATGCCCTAACAACTTTtatctccctctcttttttatttaatttattaaaagaactGACCCTATATGATATTAATGAAGAAAACCATAGCAAAAATACTAAACAACCTCTTGATCTAAGCTACATATGTTTTGCTTCTAATAGTATCTAGTAATTACACCGAAAGATGGAAAAACCAAATTTGTCcatgcataaataaataaataagtttaacttttaaggatattttaaatattatattatgcaaataaaagatttaaaaatcgTTCTATCCCCATTTAATCTTATAATGAGTAAATTTTTTCACTGGAAGCAAGTTACAAGGTTTTAATTATGAAGggcaaaataattttacaatatgAATTCATAGTTAACCGTGAGTGTTTATATGGTGTATTTCTActctcttttagttttattttttaatatttttaaattattttaatatgttaattattaaaaaaataaaaattaaaatcttctGGTTCACTCAAACCCTAAATTGACTTGCCGATATCAACTTATAAAAACTTAACCTAAAACAGTtggttttaacaaaaaaaaaaaaaaaaaaaaacgttgatttttcttcttcttccaaacTACTTGTtttgatactaaaaaaaaaaaaaaagaaagaattttatTACAGCTATGCACGAAATAAATACCAAGTTTGAGCAACAATCACAGCCACTTGATTTGCATACCTCTCTTTCATCAGCCATCAGAACATCTCTCCTCTTCTTATTCCATCAACGACAAGAAACCGTTACCCGCTGAAAGACGACTAGTTTACAGCCTTTTCACTCTCCTTGAGAAGAAGACGAATTCTTCAGTGCATCAGTATGTATTAGAGATCATTGCATCCGATCTCTATCGAAtgtactgattttttttattcagatctGATTGCAAGAAATGAAAGCGAGatcttatataattaattaatcagttAATTAACTTTGATCTGATTGcaggttttctttaatttattaaaaatggaggaagagaagaagaagaagcgaaacaagaaaaagaaaaacaaacagaacaaTCAtggtaatagtaatagtaatcaAGCAGCGGAAGACGACGTGTCGGTTGATCatcataacaacaacaacaatgggcAGAATCATGGTAATGAGAATGATAATCAAGTAATAGAGGTATCTTCAAATGGTGATGCTGTGGATGTGGAGGATTTTAATACACATAATGATAAGCCCAATGGAGTAGCACCACAAtctgtaagtttttttttaatccaattcttattgtttttttgtgtttgtcttACTAGGTGGGTTTGATTTGTTCTTAGtttattaattgataaataaatggAGAATTAACCACTtagttttgttaataaaaaatggaaaaagaaaaaaaaagagaaagaaattgttAGATCATATGTATGATTTGATTATTGATATGTTAGAGGtgaagattttgtgtttttttcataaattaagtTAAGTTTTGATTAATAGTGATAACCCGAGAATCCCATTGTCATTTGCTACACTCTACCATGATCACTGTAGTTTTGCTAGCAAGGGGTCtggaaaaaagtttttatttatgtgtttcTTGCACTGATTGGTTTGGGTCACTCAGATGAACGTTTTGGTTAATTCAATGTAAGTGTGGCTGGCATGGTATTACTGCTCTATTTTGTGTACGATTCTCGTCTTGAAGCTCCccctcctttgtttttttttttgttggctttCAGTGTTGTGATTATAAGAATTGGATCCATGATTCTCTTGATTTGATGTGATTGTAAGAATTGGAACCATGATTCTCTTGATTTGATGTTGCGGGAACTTCTCATAATGtcaacaaattcaaattcagaAGCCTGGCAGCTTGCTTAAATTTTTATGGCCCTGTCTAATTTGTGAAATCATTATTATTCAGTTTTTTCTGTGGAAGATTTGTGGGAGTAGGCAAGATGTGacaatttgtattttttgtatccCTTAATGTAAACTTCTGAGATTTTGGTTCATGGTGTATTTTAATGTCTTTttgtttacattttttttttgtcttgtgcTAAGGAAAGATTGGATAATACGTGTGACCATTTTCCAGTTGCTACGTGTTTTCAGATTCTTCTTCATTTTGCTACTTGCATTTAGATTTTCTGTAGGATTGACTGCTGCTAATGATCCCATCGTTTTAAAATTCTGTTTTGCAGTCCATCTTGGCTGAAGCAGAGAAGCAGTGGTGGCTTCAAAGAGAGGTGACACATTCAGTCAGCTGGCTTTTCATTCTTAATTCTTTCCCTCTTCTCTCTatcatttatttacataattggatatctttgtttttaacattagttttaaatagtaattttttttttcttttgtacagGCTGCTTTACAAGATACAATCAAACATTTACAAAATGAAACCGATTCACTCATAAAGACACAGGTGCTGAATTATATTTTGTGAAAAACCATGTGCATGCGTGCTTGTGCAAAAGACTCTTCCTGTTGTCatgtttacctttttttttttgttttaatttaagaagTAACTTACTGCCTTACAGGCTACCTTTGAAgagacaatcaaacaattagAAGATGAAAATGATTCACACATACAGAAAGAGGTACTTTGAGGTTAATCTAACTGTGGGAATGTACTTGCCAAAATTTTCTGAATTACTTCACACATTTTGTGTTGTAATATTGAATTAGTTTCTTTGTATTAACATTTATGCAAAGCATGAAGAAACTCACTGcattctttttaattcatgCAAGAAGTAACTTAATGCATTTAACAGGTTACCTTTGAAgagacaatcaaacaattacaagatgaaaatGATTCACACATACAGAAAGAGGTAATATCAATGCATCTAATGGTGGGATGAAATGGATTAATGTCCTCAACTTCTAAGAGGCTagttttttctactttttcctAATCATGCAAGTCCTtgtttgcaatattttttttgcaggcTTCCTTAGaagaaacaatcaatcaattaaGAAGTGTAAACAATTCGTGCGTAAAGAAAGAGGTAGCATAATTGTTAGATAGATGGAGAAACTCACTGAGTTTATGTTTAGATAGAAATATTGTGTTGAGAAATGTATTATGTTTGGATAGGAAAATAGTGTTATCTCTCCTCTCTTTCAATCATGTTACTAAAGTTCCAatctttttgtttgatatttgtTGGGAAGAGGAAGTCACCTGACTATACCTTTTACAGGCTACCTTTGAAGATACAATCAAACAATTGAAAACTGAAAATGATTTGCACATGCAGAAAGAGGTGATATAAACAGGCATCTAAATCTTTGTGAATTTTATACTACTTTTACAGTCTGGCCTAAATGGATAATTTGCAGGCTGGTTTAGAGATGAAAATCATGCAATTGCAGAGAGAAAAGGATTTCTGGTTTCTGAAAGAGGTACTTTTGGTTTTATATAAGCTTATAACAAAATCTTCTCTCATTTGGAACATTTAACACATTCAAGGGCATATCTCGTTAACATGGTAAGCCTTGGAAGTTGGAACCATCATTGAAAAACCATGTTTAAATATGCAAGTTGACTATACCGAGCTTCTTATAAGGTTGCCAGCTGTGTTTTCATCATAAGCATCAAACCATGGAATTTTAATACTGAATGCATGCAGCTTATAAGATGAGCTGTTAATGTATAGCCACATCAAATGCAGGCTGGCCTGGAGGAGAAACTTAATCTCTTACTGGATGAGAAGGCTGCTCTGGGTTTAAAACTGGTATATTTCTTGCCTCACAAGCTTTTTTAATGAAACCATATAAGAAGAGTTTAGATGATTGGCATCACATATTTCATTTTTGGTCTTTGGTTGTGCGCTCATGAGAAATATTGTTCGATAATTCCTTAGAAATTTTGTCTCTGTAGTTGAATAGCTTTGTGATATGTTCCACAGGCAAGCCTAGAGGAAAAAATTGGACAGTTAGATAGTGAGAAAGATTCTTGGGCTGTATCAGAGGTACCTCTTGTTATGTGCATTGTGTTTGCcttttcccctgtttttttcccttctcaaaGGATTTTGTTTGGTTAATTAGTGAGCTGAGCTCTCACATACCTGTTGGATACTGGGCTGTTTCATCTTGTATCATATGCATTCAAGCGTGCAGGTGCTGGAATTGAAATGTGGTT of Populus trichocarpa isolate Nisqually-1 chromosome 16, P.trichocarpa_v4.1, whole genome shotgun sequence contains these proteins:
- the LOC7472488 gene encoding uncharacterized protein LOC7472488 isoform X4 yields the protein MEEEKKKKRNKKKKNKQNNHGNSNSNQAAEDDVSVDHHNNNNNGQNHGNENDNQVIEVSSNGDAVDVEDFNTHNDKPNGVAPQSSILAEAEKQWWLQREAALQDTIKHLQNETDSLIKTQATFEETIKQLEDENDSHIQKEVTFEETIKQLQDENDSHIQKEATFEDTIKQLKTENDLHMQKEAGLEMKIMQLQREKDFWFLKEAGLEEKLNLLLDEKAALGLKLASLEEKIGQLDSEKDSWAVSENTTKEIVGRMNIDITSLRMQVVELEYSRNSLVKENQQLKESVSDLKLQLQNVETQQSISSANTSELGKNDAEKEDLNSQIEAACALVDKLITENAELVEKVNELYIKLDQQKAAASLSSSAGSDVILRNSELANGTPPMSESSESALGLKSESLDADPPAAVLPQSSEPDAEEIVQIPLDDNEVPDVEMQAEDKSGVPLTDAPLIGAPFRLISFVAKYVSGADLVSKDDSN
- the LOC7472488 gene encoding uncharacterized protein LOC7472488 isoform X3, producing MEEEKKKKRNKKKKNKQNNHGNSNSNQAAEDDVSVDHHNNNNNGQNHGNENDNQVIEVSSNGDAVDVEDFNTHNDKPNGVAPQSSILAEAEKQWWLQREAALQDTIKHLQNETDSLIKTQVTFEETIKQLQDENDSHIQKEASLEETINQLRSVNNSCVKKEATFEDTIKQLKTENDLHMQKEAGLEMKIMQLQREKDFWFLKEAGLEEKLNLLLDEKAALGLKLASLEEKIGQLDSEKDSWAVSENTTKEIVGRMNIDITSLRMQVVELEYSRNSLVKENQQLKESVSDLKLQLQNVETQQSISSANTSELGKNDAEKEDLNSQIEAACALVDKLITENAELVEKVNELYIKLDQQKAAASLSSSAGSDVILRNSELANGTPPMSESSESALGLKSESLDADPPAAVLPQSSEPDAEEIVQIPLDDNEVPDVEMQAEDKSGVPLTDAPLIGAPFRLISFVAKYVSGADLVSKDDSN
- the LOC7472488 gene encoding uncharacterized protein LOC7472488 isoform X2, which codes for MEEEKKKKRNKKKKNKQNNHGNSNSNQAAEDDVSVDHHNNNNNGQNHGNENDNQVIEVSSNGDAVDVEDFNTHNDKPNGVAPQSSILAEAEKQWWLQREAALQDTIKHLQNETDSLIKTQATFEETIKQLEDENDSHIQKEASLEETINQLRSVNNSCVKKEATFEDTIKQLKTENDLHMQKEAGLEMKIMQLQREKDFWFLKEAGLEEKLNLLLDEKAALGLKLASLEEKIGQLDSEKDSWAVSENTTKEIVGRMNIDITSLRMQVVELEYSRNSLVKENQQLKESVSDLKLQLQNVETQQSISSANTSELGKNDAEKEDLNSQIEAACALVDKLITENAELVEKVNELYIKLDQQKAAASLSSSAGSDVILRNSELANGTPPMSESSESALGLKSESLDADPPAAVLPQSSEPDAEEIVQIPLDDNEVPDVEMQAEDKSGVPLTDAPLIGAPFRLISFVAKYVSGADLVSKDDSN
- the LOC7472487 gene encoding ubiquitin-conjugating enzyme E2 28 — encoded protein: MAAKRILKELKDLQKDPPTSCSAGPVAEDMFHWQATIMGPADSPYAGGVFLVTIHFPPDYPFKPPKVAFRTKVFHPNINSNGSICLDILKEQWSPALTISKVLLSICSLLTDPNPDDPLVPEIAHMYKTDRAKYEATARSWTQKYAMG
- the LOC7472488 gene encoding uncharacterized protein LOC7472488 isoform X1, which translates into the protein MEEEKKKKRNKKKKNKQNNHGNSNSNQAAEDDVSVDHHNNNNNGQNHGNENDNQVIEVSSNGDAVDVEDFNTHNDKPNGVAPQSSILAEAEKQWWLQREAALQDTIKHLQNETDSLIKTQATFEETIKQLEDENDSHIQKEVTFEETIKQLQDENDSHIQKEASLEETINQLRSVNNSCVKKEATFEDTIKQLKTENDLHMQKEAGLEMKIMQLQREKDFWFLKEAGLEEKLNLLLDEKAALGLKLASLEEKIGQLDSEKDSWAVSENTTKEIVGRMNIDITSLRMQVVELEYSRNSLVKENQQLKESVSDLKLQLQNVETQQSISSANTSELGKNDAEKEDLNSQIEAACALVDKLITENAELVEKVNELYIKLDQQKAAASLSSSAGSDVILRNSELANGTPPMSESSESALGLKSESLDADPPAAVLPQSSEPDAEEIVQIPLDDNEVPDVEMQAEDKSGVPLTDAPLIGAPFRLISFVAKYVSGADLVSKDDSN